One window of Oryza brachyantha chromosome 12, ObraRS2, whole genome shotgun sequence genomic DNA carries:
- the LOC102699921 gene encoding condensin-2 complex subunit D3, which yields MDADEMDIDAADEMASPPSTSGSLSAFLSELAALHRRSAGSTSPPLSLASLTFLSSPSSSSSLFPRLASAGLPASSLSAPLAASLSSAHPLPAAVAYLRLLLAPASPLLSLFSPLPFLSLLHALRKAASAAGHDGASYPGSGSGNARNRKRKNQQRQSPAQAPPSLLPKALALLADAAGRLPLEEHPDARRSLVDTAAELAAFDILVAVLGSDYCAEAVPDVVRALAPVALSGSKSAARAAAVEFLARKVVPLGAEGGEDGVRKAVGYLPRYLAAKAPEKSEARALAVEAIVEVLRAMGPLEIEGFAGYVVALAKGKAKGRLLAVDLVLAMLPLLLPSGGDDCGVREGSWGLKFVRVLVERCSDTVGGVRARALTNAAQALDVLSERGMEVDRLQEVMRIGNMGLGELLRRRCTDDKAAVRKAALVLITKSIRLIGRPVDESLLAATGAACSDPLVSIRKAALAAVSEVFRNFPDERVTKEWLQVVPPLVIDSETSIQEECENLFLELVLNRICQAANLKLTDDSYDMLEVFPEGTLDLLKSICDGEVVPCIKRICTSLGKKKKLKPLLASSLQNIITISESLWLRSHRPIEKWTAPVGAWWLLSEVSSFAPKSINWKFLSHHWKLLDNVGQEDKDEVCTKGEPNSALWAVDRVSLLQTISNVSMELPVEPAAELAHSFLSRIENFDMHLSEVDAHVKSLKTLCKRKAKTAKEGETLILKWVQQLICKVVNILDGYIKETSEAARGPKFFTPLSGKLKGRKDTSAPKSMSQAVTAVFTLGSLILACPIASVQNVIPLLHTIITSGNAEPRPKNLAGGAVSFKDLAPSLYIQSWDTMAKICLVDDKLAKRYIPLFVQELEKSDLATLRNNIMIAMADFYVRYTALVDCYMSKITKSLRDPCEVVRRQTFILLSKLLQRDYVKWRGVLFLRFLPSLVDESEKIRHLADFLFGNILKAKAPLLAYNSFIEAIYVLNSCFGHGANNESQGRSDVGPTLFTIRGTDERSRSKRMHIYVSLLKQMAPEHLLATSAKLCAEILAAACDGLLNVDDAAGRAVLQDALQILACKEMRIHPNICTDSSEMDEEGGDGGPTSAALQAAKGRAVTQVAKKNLIQIAIPIFIELKRLLEGKNSPLTGCLMECLRALLKDYKSEFDEILVADKQLQKELLYDMHKVDAAGKGKAAKVAEAGPSRASPANDGGGGGKKVVDGSARATARSVLKEVNRNTPTPPLHSMSVPKVRSMLGGGGGAGALTGSRRPAVLDSVRRLEPFGSDEEN from the exons atggacGCCGACGAGATGGAcatcgacgccgccgacgagatGGCATCCCCGCCCTCCACCTCGGGCTCCCTCTCCGCCTTCCTCTCCGAGCTCGccgccctccaccgccgctccgcGGGTTCCACCtccccgcccctctccctcgcctccctcaccttcctctcctccccgtcctcctcctcctccctcttcccgcgcctcgcctccgccggcctccccgcctcctccctctccgcgccgctcgccgcctccctctcctccgcgCACCCGCTCCCCGCCGCGGTGGCctacctccgcctcctcctcgccccggcctccccgctcctctccctcttctcgccgctccccttcctctccctcctccacgCGCTCCGCAAGGCGGCGTCCGCCGCGGGGCACGATGGTGCTTCCTACCCTGGTTCCGGCTCCGGCAACGCCCGGAACCGGAAGCGGAAGAACCAGCAGCGCCAGTCGCCGGCGCAGGCGCCCCCGTCGCTCCTCCCCAAGGCCCTAGCCCTTCTCGCCGATGCCGCGGGGAGGCTGCCCCTCGAGGAGCATCCGGACGCGCGGAGGTCGCTCGTCGACACCGCCGCAGAGCTCGCCGCCTTCGATATCCTCGTCGCCGTACTCGGATCTGATTACTGCGCCGAGGCGGTGCCTGATGTGGTGCGTGCGCTAGCCCCGGTGGCGCTCTCGGGTTCGAaatcggcggcgcgggcggccgcgGTGGAATTCTTAGCGAGAAAAGTGGTGCCATTGGGtgcggagggaggggaggacggGGTGAGGAAGGCGGTGGGGTACCTGCCGAGGTATTTGGCGGCGAAGGCACCGGAGAAGTCGGAGGCGAGGGCGCTGGCGGTGGAGGCCATAGTTGAGGTGCTGCGAGCAATGGGGCCATTGGAGATTGAGGGATTCGCTGGGTATGTGGTGGCTTTGGCGAAGGGGAAGGCGAAGGGGCGGCTGCTTGCTGTGGATTTGGTCTTGGCGATGCTGCCATTGCTGTTGCCATCGGGAGGTGATGATTGTGGTGTGAGGGAGGGTTCTTGGGGGCTGAAGTTTGTCCGGGTGCTTGTGGAGAGATGCTCGGATACCGTGGGAGGGGTCCGGGCTCGAGCCTTGACGAATGCAGCTCAGGCGCTCGATGTTTTGTCTGAAAGAGGCATGGAGGTTGATCGGTTGCAGGAGGTGATGAGAATTGGGAACATGGGCCTTGGTGAGTTGCTGAGGCGGCGGTGCACTGATGACAAGGCTGCTGTGAGGAAGGCTGCACTTGTGCTCATTACAAAGTCAATCAGATTGATCGGGAGGCCTGTTGACGAGTCGCTGCTCGCAGCAACGGGGGCTGCGTGCTCTGATCCTCTAGTCAGCATACGCAAAGCAGCTCTTGCAGCTGTCTCAGAAGTGTTTAGGAACTTCCCGGATGAAAGGGTGACAAAAGAGTGGCTTCAGGTTGTGCCACCTCTGGTAATAGATAGCGAGACAAGTATCCAAGAGGAATGTGAGAATTTGTTTCTTGAATTGGTTCTGAACAGGATATGTCAAGCTGCCAATCTAAAACTAACTGATGATTCTTATGACATGCTGGAAGTGTTTCCTGAAGGGACACTGGATTTGCTGAAAAGCATCTGTGATGGAGAAGTTGTACCATGCATAAAAAGGATATGTACAAGCCttgggaagaagaaaaaactgaaACCACTGCTTGCAAGTTCGTTGCAGAACATCATAACAATATCTGAGTCCTTGTGGTTGAGAAGTCATAGGCCAATTGAGAAGTGGACTGCACCAGTCGGGGCATGGTGGCTTCTTTCTGAGGTCTCTTCATTTGCAccaaaatcaattaactggaaaTTCCTCTCACATCACTGGAAACTCCTTGATAATGTTGGCCAAGAAGATAAAGACGAAGTTTGTACTAAAGGGGAACCAAATTCTGCACTCTGGGCTGTGGATCGTGTTTCACTCTTGCAAACTATTTCAAATGTCTCCATGGAGTTGCCTGTGGAACCTGCAGCAGAACTTGCACACAGCTTTCTCTCGCGGATTGAGAATTTTGACATGCATCTTAGTGAG GTTGATGCTCATGTTAAATCTCTGAAAACGTTATGCAAACGAAAAGCAAAAACAGCTAAGGAGGGTGAGACATTGATCCTGAAGTGGGTACAACAACTTATATGTAAAGTTGTTAACATTCTTGACGGCTACATAAAGGAGACATCAGAGGCTGCTAGGGGTCCTAAATTTTTTACACCTTTGAGTGGAAAACTCAAGGGAAGAAAAGACACATCTGCACCAAAGTCAATGTCACAAGCAGTTACTGCTGTATTCACCCTTGGATCACTGATCCTAGCTTGCCCTATTGCTAGTGTGCAAAATGTTATTCCTTTGCTGCACACAATCATAACATCTGGAAACGCTGAGCCAAGGCCAAAAAATCTTGCTGGTGGTGCTGTTTCTTTCAAAGATCTAGCTCcatctttatatatacaatcCTGGGATACAATGGCAAAAATATGCCTTGTGGATGACAAACTTGCAAAAAGATATATTCCACTTTTTGTTCAG GAGCTCGAGAAGAGTGATTTAGCTACCCTTCGGAATAACATCATGATTGCAATGGCGGACTTTTATGTCCGTTATACTGCATTGGTTGACTG TTATATgtcaaaaataacaaaatcgTTGCGTGACCCCTGCGAGGTAGTGAGGAGACAAACATTTATCCTACTGTCAAAGTTGCTGCAG aggGATTACGTAAAGTGGAGAGGAGTGCTCTTCCTTCGGTTCCTGCCATCTTTAGTTGATGAGTCAGAGAAAATAAGGCATCTGGCGGACTTTCTTTTCGGGAACATCTTGAAAG CTAAGGCGCCACTCCTTGCATATAACAGTTTCATAGAAGCTATTTATGTCCTAAACAGTTGCTTTGGTCATGGTGCAAATAATGAGTCTCAGGGAAGGTCAGACGTAGGACCAACCCTTTTTACAATACG AGGTACTGACGAAAGATCGAGGTCAAAACGAATGCACATATATGTATCTTTGCTGAAGCAAATGGCACCAGAGCATCTTTTAGCTACTTCAGCCAAGTTATGTGCGGAGATCTTGGCAGCTGCTTGTGATGGCTTGCTTAATGTTGATGATGCAGCTGGAAGGGCTGTACTTCAG GATGCTCTACAAATACTGGCATGCAAGGAGATGCGCATCCACCCCAACATCTGCACGGACAGTTCCGAGATGGAcgaggaaggcggcgatggcgggccGACCAGCGCTGCTCTCCAGGCGGCCAAAGGAAGAGCCGTCACCCAGGTGGCGAAGAAGAACCTGATCCAGATCGCCATCCCCATCTTCATCGAACTGAAGCGGCTGCTGGAGGGCAAGAACAGCCCGCTCACCGGCTGCCTGATGGAGTGCCTGCGAGCCCTGCTCAAGGACTACAAGAGCGAGTTCGACGAGATCCTGGTGGCCGACAAGCAGCTGCAGAAGGAGCTCCTCTACGACATGCACAAGGTGGACGCCGCCGGCAAGGGCAAGGCGGCAAAGGTTGCGGAGGCTGGACCCAGCAGAGCCTCGCCGgcgaacgacggcggcggtggcggcaagaAGGTGGTGGACGGCTCGGCGAGGGCCACGGCGAGGTCGGTGCTCAAGGAGGTGAACCGGAacacgccgacgccgccgctgcacTCGATGAGCGTGCCCAAGGTGAGGTCCAtgctgggcggcggcggcggcgccggcgcgctcaCCGGgtcgcgccgccccgccgtGCTGGACTCGGTCCGGCGGCTCGAGCCGTTTGGGTCCGACGAGGAGAATTAG
- the LOC102699647 gene encoding uncharacterized protein LOC102699647, which yields MENPSSPATAPSEVLSGSCSGRGSSPLSSCSCSPTKRPKEEEEAALEAHATAAVARCGDREAAEAVVPSPGIVAEPPPRGQVPWAKLLSQCSQTPHLPISGSQICVSKSEQCGICLDGQSDNDPGCKLRYLEQGLCELEVTGTDGWVNINGKRITKGSKAFLSEGDELVFNHVKHAYIFQYSINDNNTLPSTRSEDFKDGLKEGIINPNHIEVTLENFPYYLSANTKNALFSPAFIHMKKRFTRRFPNEISSLNQRILLCGPPGSGIYQQTLVKAFAKHFGARLLIVDSLVLPGAPSSGPGHMADKSGDQEGISKLANSHKHHSGAEADIAKRTFPHSPCSTKPDSLTATSKHIFREGDRVKYIGQIQRACLDTQRGPTKGCQGRVMLTFENNISSKIGIRFDKQIPNGNDLGGLCEADHGFFCPAAELRLDSGTSEVNNLALEGLIEIILDESKTSNLIVFLKSVEELFGGNTELHSPLRRELPPGVLIIGSHLEPDNHKESKQPGSYVPKMNGEHKLGQVMSEKGQDHVGSKLHERNEGASKSALGLNMLFPNKISIEPPQDKAQLSKWKQQLERDAQTLNAKANILKIHKFLIRNEVECNDLEELIIKGQLLTDESIDKIVGYALSSHLQHNSPNTSEDEKIVLSTESLRRGLSMVQSTKQNLDSERHSENKSLSNALKNVVTKNKFEKDVLSDVISPNDIGVHFEDIGALDNVKDTLKKLVMVPLQRPELFRKGQLRKPVKGILLFGPPGTGKTLLAKAIATEAGANFINISMSSITSRWFGEGEKYVKAVFSLASKISPAVIFIDEIDSMLGRREAEGDRKTMRRIKNEFMVHWDGLRTKDQERVLVLGATNRPYDLDEAVIRRFPRRLMVDFPDALNRKRILNVILSEEELAPDVDLQSLANMTDGYSGSDLMNLCVTAAQCPVEEIIDKEEKERNLRRAEGSPQPPVCGTEDIRPLTMDDFRFAHRMVRSSVSSDSRNIRDLYQWNDQYGEGGSMKDEFNYYI from the exons ATGGAAAatccctcgtcgccggccaccgcaCCGTCGGAGGTTCTCTCCGGCAGCTGCAGCGGCCGCGGTTCCTCCCCATTGTCGTCCTGCTCCTGCTCGCCGACGAAGCGCCCCAAG gaggaggaggaggcggcgttgGAGGCgcacgcgacggcggcggtggcgagatGTGGAG ATCGAgaagcggcggaggcggtggtgccCTCGCCGGGGATCGTggcggagccgccgccgcggggtcAGGTGCCGTGGGCGAAGCTGCTGTCGCAGTGCTCGCAG ACTCCCCATCTCCCTATCAGTGGAAGCCAAATTTGTGTTAGTAAAAGTGAACAATGTGGCATATGTTTGGATGGTCAATCTGATAATGACCCTGGATGCAAGTTGCgatatcttgag CAAGGTCTATGTGAGTTAGAAGTAACAGGAACAGATGGTTGGGTAAACATAAATGGAAAACGAATTACAAAAGGCTCCAAAGCTTTCCTCTCAGAAGGGGATGAACTTGTTTTCAATCATGTCAAGCATGCATAT ATTTTTCAGTATTCTATAAACGACAATAATACTTTACCTTCAACCCGATCTGAAGACTTTAAAGATGGGCTGAAAGAAGGAATTATTAACCCGAACCATATTGAAGTTACCCTCGAGAATTTCCCATATTATCTCAG TGCGAATACAAAGAATGCACTGTTTTCACCTGCATTtatacacatgaaaaaaaggtTCACCAGAAGGTTCCCAAATGAAATTTCATCTCTAAATCAAAGAATTCTATTGTGTGGTCCACCAG GGTCTGGAATTTACCAGCAAACATTGGTAAAGGCCTTCGCAAAGCATTTTGGTGCTAGACTTCTTATAGTTGATTCTCTTGTGCTGCCTGGT gCACCTTCCAGTGGTCCAGGCCATATGGCCGATAAATCAGGAGATCAAGAAGGTATTAGTAAGTTGGCAAATTCTCACAAGCACCATTCTGGTGCAGAAGCTGATATTGCAAAGAGAACCTTTCCTCATTCTCCCTGTTCTACCAAACCAGATTCATTAACAGCAACATCCAAGCACATTTTTAGAGAAG GGGACCGGGTAAAGTATATTGGTCAAATTCAACGAGCATGCCTAGATACACAAAG GGGCCCAACTAAGGGTTGCCAGGGCAGAGTGATGCTTACCTTTGAAAACAATATATCCTCAAAAATTGGAATTAGATTTGACAAGCAAATCCCTAATGGTAATGATCTTGGAGGCTTGTGTGAAGCAGATCATGGTTTCTTTTGCCCGG CTGCTGAACTTCGCCTGGATTCTGGCACTAGCGAAGTTAACAACCTTGCACTGGAAGGGTTAATTGAG ATCATTTTAGATgaaagcaaaacaagcaatCTGATCGTGTTTCTTAAAAGTGTAGAGGAACTGTTTGGTGGAAATACAGAATTGCATTCACCTCTAAGGAGAGAACTTCCTCCAGGTGTTTTGATAATTGGATCTCACTTGGAGCCAGACAACCACAAAGAG tcaaaacaacCTGGAAGTTATGTCCCCAAAATGAATGGGGAGCACAAGCTAGGACAAGTTATGTCTGAAAAAGGGCAGGATCATGTTGGAAGTAAGTTGCATGAAAGAAATGAAGGTGCTTCAAAATCAGCTCTCGGTCTAAATATGCTTTTCCCCAATAAAATTTCCATTGAGCCGCCACAG GATAAAGCACAGCTTTCAAAATGGAAGCAACAACTTGAACGTGATGCTCAAACACTTAATGCTAAAGCTAACATTCTCAAAATTCATAAG TTTCTGATCCGCAATGAAGTTGAATGCAATGACCTTGAGGAATTAATCATCAAAGGCCAATTACTGACTGACGAAA GTATAGATAAGATTGTTGGTTATGCCCTTAGTTCTCACCTTCAACATAATAGCCCCAATACATCTGAGGATGAGAAAATTGTACTTTCTACTGAAAG CCTCAGGCGTGGACTCAGCATGGTACAGAGCACTAAACAAAACTTGGACTCAGAAAGGCACAGTGAGAATAAGAGCTTAAGCAATGCATTAAAG aatgtGGTCACAAAGAACAAGTTTGAGAAAGATGTTCTATCAGATGTTATTTCACCTAATGATATTGGAGTTCACTTTGAGGACATTGGAGCTCTGGATAATGTAAAGGACACATTGAAGAAATTGGTGATGGTTCCTCTGCAAAGACCTGAACTGTTCCGCAAAGGCCAGCTTAGAAAG CCTGTGAAGGGAATATTGCTCTTTGGACCTCCTGGCACAGGTAAAACATTGCTTGCAAAAGCAATAGCTACTGAAGCAGGTGCAAATTTTATCAACATATCAATGTCAAGCATCACATCGAGG TGGTTCGGGGAAGGAGAGAAATATGTAAAGGCTGTTTTCTCTTTGGCAAGTAAAATATCTCCTGCTGTGATATTCATTGATGAG ATTGACAGTATGCTAGGAAGGAGAGAAGCAGAAGGCGATCGAAAAACGATGCGcaggataaaaaatgaatttatggTGCACTGGGATGGGTTACGTACTAAAGATCAAGAACGCGTATTGGTTCTTGGAGCCACAAATAGACCTTATGACCTTGATGAGGCTGTCATTCGAAGGTTCCCTCGCAG ATTGATGGTGGATTTTCCTGATGCATTAAACAGAAAGAGGATTTTGAACGTGATACTATCTGAGGAAGAGTTAGCACCAGATGTGGATCTCCAGTCACTTGCTAACATGACTGATGGATATTCAGGAAGTGACTTGATG AATCTATGTGTAACTGCAGCGCAATGCCCTGTGGAAGAAATCATAGACAAGGAAGAGAAG GAGCGAAATTTGCGAAGAGCTGAAGGTAGCCCTCAGCCTCCAGTATGTGGAACCGAGGACATTCGCCCTCTTACAATGGATGACTTCAGATTCGCACATCGGATG GTGCGCTCTAGTGTATCATCTGACTCAAGAAACATAAGGGACCTTTACCAGTGGAATGATCAATATGGTGAAGGTGGGTCAATGAAGGATGAATTTAACTACTACATATAG
- the LOC102715531 gene encoding calmodulin-binding protein 60 D-like isoform X1, whose product MAPSTRLLSWNDHGGDDHCGGELSRPRRRWRALVLGLGVRRRRSSSMEGVFGFREFMGEEFMGMFLPFFGKMVQKVVSEEVEKAIFRRLSTPAPAPPRLLVGCNQRPRYQLMFLNGLKPVYTLMKLEAKDGSALKVAIVERLENNQMHIVRFGHLSSAKVEVVALHGNFNAKNEEQWTPEDFNKHIVCGREKSAQLLTGNLTLKLNGGEASLENATFTDNSSFTCTKKFRLGLRLVNNSEDRVLEGITEPFRVKERRVEGFEKHYPPMLDDEVWRLEKIGRNGAHHLALSNSGVDTVQKFLQSYVTDEKKLIQTFSKMSQAAWKTIINHAMTCEVGDDICFYEVKDNNMGLFFDAIYQPVGVKFGDSYKPINELNQIEKNAVETMKQVAYENMNGIRYDHKMVNNCPVPLLRFCGGGTSALTNFIPNQQIPTCAQYDSALKEFSSGQTLVSTEDFSSLQGAFNASVDRSRFVQGETSNGQLMGNVTPNNPNQGNILPGPRITPLCIPNNERTYYSSYATASAAHSNIEADQIATQIGQYGHIDRSHLPEESFKRFSPDSFFHTDEVVALMQPHLLPSNSESFSSQLNLVSNDQSSHQVAARFQPSRTDSFDSSSCDQLIQNFMSQFSSNDGVAVPLSPRKWVKIRAALKLASVGRLSRASRKASVHPQARPRLVPTI is encoded by the exons ATGGCTCCTTCCACGAGGCTCCTCTCCTGGAACGaccatggcggcgacgaccactgcggcggcgagctgtcCCGCCCCCgcaggcggtggcgggcgcTTGTGCT GGGGCTgggggtgaggaggaggaggagcagcagcatggAGGGGGTGTTTGGGTTCAGAGAGTTCATGGGGGAGGAATTCATGGGCATGTTCCTCCCCTTCTTTGGCAAGATGGTTCAGAAAGTG gTTTCAGAAGAAGTAGAGAAAGCAATTTTCAGACGATTGAGCACACCAGCACCTGCACCACCAAG ACTGCTGGTAGGCTGTAATCAGCGTCCGAGGTATCAACTCATGTTCCTGAATGGTCTAAAACCTGTTTACACACTGATGAAATTAGAAGCCAAAGATGGATCGGCTCTTAAGGTGGCTATAGTCGAAAGACTCGAAAACAATCAGATGCACATTGTCAGGTTTGGTCATCTTTCTTCTGCTAAGGTTGAAGTTGTAGCCCTCCATGGCAACTTTAATGCTAAAAATGAGGAACAATGGACCCCTGAAGACTTCAACAAGCATATAGTATGTGGGCGAGAGAAAAGTGCGCAACTTCTCACCGGCAATTTGACACTGAAGCTCAATGGTGGGGAGGCTTCCCTTGAAAATGCAACCTTCACTGATAACTCTAGCTTCACTTGCACTAAGAAGTTCAGGCTGGGGTTGAGGCTAGTCAATAATTCTGAAGATAGAGTTCTTGAAGGAATCACTGAACCTTTTCGCGTAAAGGAGCGCAGGGTGGAGG GATTTGAAAAGCACTACCCACCAATGTTAGATGACGAAGTTTGGCGTTTGGAAAAGATCGGCCGCAATGGTGCTCATCACCTGGCTTTGTCAAACAGTGGAGTTGATACTGTGCAAAAGTTCTTACAGTCTTATGTTACCGATGAAAAGAAGCTTATTCAG ACTTTTAGCAAAATGTCACAGGCAGCTTGGAAAACCATCATAAACCATGCCATGACatgtgaagttggtgatgatATTTGCTTTTATGAAGTAAAGGACAACAACATGGGACTTTTCTTTGATGCAATATATCAGCCTGTTGGGGTGAAGTTTGGTGATTCCTACAAACCCATAAATGAGCTAAACCAAATAGAAAAG AATGCGGTTGAAACTATGAAGCAAGTGGCGTATGAGAATATGAATGGTATTCGGTATGACCATAAGATGGTTAACAACTGTCCTGTACCACTTCTTAGGTTCTGTGGTGGTGGTACGTCTGCGTTGACTAATTTTATTCCAAACCAGCAGATCCCAACTTGTG CTCAATACGATTCAGCTCTGAAAGAATTCTCATCTGGTCAAACACTTGTATCAACGGAGGATTTTTCTTCACTCCAAGGAGCCTTTAAT GCTTCAGTGGATAGGTCAAGATTTGTGCAGGGTGAAACCTCCAATGGGCAGTTAATGGGCAATGTTACCCCAAATAATCCAAACCAAGGGAACATCTTACCAGGACCAAGAATCACGCCACTTTGTATACCTAATAATGAAAGAACATATTATAGTTCATATGCCACTGCATCTGCTGCTCATAGCAACATAGAGGCTGACCAGATTGCTACACAAATTGGTCAGTATGGacatatcgatcgatctcattTACCTGAAGAATCATTCAAG CGCTTCTCTCCAGATAGTTTCTTCCATACAGATGAAGTCGTGGCTTTGATGCAACCTCACTTGCTTCCAAGCAACA GCGAGAGTTTCAGTAGCCAGCTCAACCTAGTAAGCAATGACCAAAGCTCACATCAGGTTGCCGCTCGATTTCAGCCATCAAGAACAGACAGCTTTGACTCCAGTTCATGTGATCAACTGATACAGAATTTCATGTCTCAGTTTTCTAGTAATGATGGAGTTGCAGTACCACTTTCTCCACGCAAATGGGTCAAGATCAGGGCAGCATTGAAGCTGGCATCTGTGGGGAGACTCTCCAGAGCCTCGAGGAAAGCCTCGGTTCACCCCCAAGCAAGGCCAAGGCTTGTACCAACAATATGA
- the LOC102715531 gene encoding calmodulin-binding protein 60 A-like isoform X2: MAPSTRLLSWNDHGGDDHCGGELSRPRRRWRALVLGLGVRRRRSSSMEGVFGFREFMGEEFMGMFLPFFGKMVQKVVSEEVEKAIFRRLSTPAPAPPRLLVGCNQRPRYQLMFLNGLKPVYTLMKLEAKDGSALKVAIVERLENNQMHIVRFGHLSSAKVEVVALHGNFNAKNEEQWTPEDFNKHIVCGREKSAQLLTGNLTLKLNGGEASLENATFTDNSSFTCTKKFRLGLRLVNNSEDRVLEGITEPFRVKERRVEGFEKHYPPMLDDEVWRLEKIGRNGAHHLALSNSGVDTVQKFLQSYVTDEKKLIQTFSKMSQAAWKTIINHAMTCEVGDDICFYEVKDNNMGLFFDAIYQPVGVKFGDSYKPINELNQIEKNAVETMKQVAYENMNGIRYDHKMVNNCPVPLLRFCGGGTSALTNFIPNQQIPTCAQYDSALKEFSSGQTLVSTEDFSSLQGAFNASVDRSRFVQGETSNGQLMGNVTPNNPNQGNILPGPRITPLCIPNNERTYYSSYATASAAHSNIEADQIATQIGQYGHIDRSHLPEESFKRFSPDSFFHTDEVVALMQPHLLPSNSESFSSQLNLVSNDQSSHQFSSNDGVAVPLSPRKWVKIRAALKLASVGRLSRASRKASVHPQARPRLVPTI, translated from the exons ATGGCTCCTTCCACGAGGCTCCTCTCCTGGAACGaccatggcggcgacgaccactgcggcggcgagctgtcCCGCCCCCgcaggcggtggcgggcgcTTGTGCT GGGGCTgggggtgaggaggaggaggagcagcagcatggAGGGGGTGTTTGGGTTCAGAGAGTTCATGGGGGAGGAATTCATGGGCATGTTCCTCCCCTTCTTTGGCAAGATGGTTCAGAAAGTG gTTTCAGAAGAAGTAGAGAAAGCAATTTTCAGACGATTGAGCACACCAGCACCTGCACCACCAAG ACTGCTGGTAGGCTGTAATCAGCGTCCGAGGTATCAACTCATGTTCCTGAATGGTCTAAAACCTGTTTACACACTGATGAAATTAGAAGCCAAAGATGGATCGGCTCTTAAGGTGGCTATAGTCGAAAGACTCGAAAACAATCAGATGCACATTGTCAGGTTTGGTCATCTTTCTTCTGCTAAGGTTGAAGTTGTAGCCCTCCATGGCAACTTTAATGCTAAAAATGAGGAACAATGGACCCCTGAAGACTTCAACAAGCATATAGTATGTGGGCGAGAGAAAAGTGCGCAACTTCTCACCGGCAATTTGACACTGAAGCTCAATGGTGGGGAGGCTTCCCTTGAAAATGCAACCTTCACTGATAACTCTAGCTTCACTTGCACTAAGAAGTTCAGGCTGGGGTTGAGGCTAGTCAATAATTCTGAAGATAGAGTTCTTGAAGGAATCACTGAACCTTTTCGCGTAAAGGAGCGCAGGGTGGAGG GATTTGAAAAGCACTACCCACCAATGTTAGATGACGAAGTTTGGCGTTTGGAAAAGATCGGCCGCAATGGTGCTCATCACCTGGCTTTGTCAAACAGTGGAGTTGATACTGTGCAAAAGTTCTTACAGTCTTATGTTACCGATGAAAAGAAGCTTATTCAG ACTTTTAGCAAAATGTCACAGGCAGCTTGGAAAACCATCATAAACCATGCCATGACatgtgaagttggtgatgatATTTGCTTTTATGAAGTAAAGGACAACAACATGGGACTTTTCTTTGATGCAATATATCAGCCTGTTGGGGTGAAGTTTGGTGATTCCTACAAACCCATAAATGAGCTAAACCAAATAGAAAAG AATGCGGTTGAAACTATGAAGCAAGTGGCGTATGAGAATATGAATGGTATTCGGTATGACCATAAGATGGTTAACAACTGTCCTGTACCACTTCTTAGGTTCTGTGGTGGTGGTACGTCTGCGTTGACTAATTTTATTCCAAACCAGCAGATCCCAACTTGTG CTCAATACGATTCAGCTCTGAAAGAATTCTCATCTGGTCAAACACTTGTATCAACGGAGGATTTTTCTTCACTCCAAGGAGCCTTTAAT GCTTCAGTGGATAGGTCAAGATTTGTGCAGGGTGAAACCTCCAATGGGCAGTTAATGGGCAATGTTACCCCAAATAATCCAAACCAAGGGAACATCTTACCAGGACCAAGAATCACGCCACTTTGTATACCTAATAATGAAAGAACATATTATAGTTCATATGCCACTGCATCTGCTGCTCATAGCAACATAGAGGCTGACCAGATTGCTACACAAATTGGTCAGTATGGacatatcgatcgatctcattTACCTGAAGAATCATTCAAG CGCTTCTCTCCAGATAGTTTCTTCCATACAGATGAAGTCGTGGCTTTGATGCAACCTCACTTGCTTCCAAGCAACA GCGAGAGTTTCAGTAGCCAGCTCAACCTAGTAAGCAATGACCAAAGCTCACATCAG TTTTCTAGTAATGATGGAGTTGCAGTACCACTTTCTCCACGCAAATGGGTCAAGATCAGGGCAGCATTGAAGCTGGCATCTGTGGGGAGACTCTCCAGAGCCTCGAGGAAAGCCTCGGTTCACCCCCAAGCAAGGCCAAGGCTTGTACCAACAATATGA